A window of Ornithorhynchus anatinus isolate Pmale09 chromosome 21, mOrnAna1.pri.v4, whole genome shotgun sequence genomic DNA:
cagatttggggagggaaggagtttaaAGTTGGGGGGATGGCATGAGCTATGGGACgaaggtgagagagttgagagggaGGGGTAAGTAGAAAGTTTGCTTGGGAGGAAcgaggagagggatttggggagtaTTGGGAGAAGAAATGGGTAGGGTCAAGATGTGAAgggttgatggagagccttgaagccaattatgTGTTTTTGCTTTtgatttgaagcagcatgatctagtggaaaagcacagactgggaatcagaggacctgggttctaataccagctctgccatctgcctgtcacattcgatacctgttctccctccacttaagactgtgagccctatgtgggacagggactggatttgacctgattatcttgtatctttgtcagtgtttagaacagtccttgacacatagtaaaaatgatttattttaatgcccgtttccccctctagagtgtaacaCTCCtcatggatagggaatgtgtcagtcaactctgttatattctcccaagcactttgtacaatattctgcacacagtagatgctcaatcaataccattgattaacaaaagccataattatttaCTTGATGTGGAGGGGTGCAATTAATggatgaataatatttattgagcacttactttatgcagagcactgttcttgagagagttcaacagtTAGTAGactgcattcaatcgtatttattgactgcttattgtgtgcaaagcattgaactaagctcttgggagagtacaatacatcaataaggAGACAACATTCCCTGTCTACTACAAGCTTACcgtcctactccatcctaatccccctcgagctctcacctgcctttgacactgtggaccatccccttctcctcaacacgttatccaaccttggcttcatggacaccgtcctctcctggttctcctcttatctctctggccgttcgttctcagtctcctttgtgggctcctcctccctctcccaccccctaattgtgggggtccctcaagggtcagttcctggtccccttctagtctccatttacactcactcccttggagaactcattcggctcacacggcttcaactatacctctatgaggatgacacccaaatctacacctcctcccctgttctctctccgtctcctcaTTCcctcaggacatccctacttggatgtcctcccgccacaaactcaacatatccaacacagagctccttcccttcccttccaaaccctgtcctctcccaaactttcccatcactgtggacggcacaaccatccttcccatctcaaaaggctgtaacctcggtgtcatccttgactctgctctctcattcaccccacacatccaatccctcaccaaatcctgtaggtctcaccttcacaacattgccaagatcctccctttcctctccttccaaaccactaccaccttagtacgatcactcatcctatctcggctggattactgcatcagcctcctttctgacctcaggatcgtcaggagtttctgtttgatgtagtgggcaaccactagaggttcttgaggaatggggacacgaactgaacatttttgtataaAAGTGACCTAGGcaacagagtgtagtatggactggagtgggaagagacgggaggcaggcaggtcagcaaggaggctgatacagtaatcaagggctagataggataagtgcttggactgtgttagcagtttggatggaaaggatcttagtgatgttgtgaaggttgaactgacaggatttagtgacggactgaatatgtgagttgaatgagagagaggagtcaaggatatcgccaaggttacgggtttgtgagacaggaaggaaagtggtgttgtctacagctaCTGGAAAgtcggggaagacagggtttgggtgggaagataagaaactctgttagaagcagcgtggcttagtggacagagcatgggcccgggagtcagaaggacctaggttctaattccgggtccaccactcttctgctgtaaccccgggcaagtcacttcacttctctgtgcctcagttacctcatctgtaaaagagggattaagagtgtgagccccatggggtacagcgactgtgtccaacctgattaacttgtaactaccctagtgcttaaaacagtgcctggcatatggtaagtgcttaacaagtcatattcttcttcttcttcttctcctgattattattaatttggacaCATGGGCAAAAGGGTCATAcagttttccaaagtcacacacatacGCTCCTTGAAGCTCCTTGTTGTTGTTGCCAATCAGCAGAGGCTTGATTGACATGATGTATTAAATAGAGGAAGTGAAAATTAGAGAAGAAACCCAGAGGAGGCTAAGAAAGGATgttgaaaaatggaagaaaacatCTGAGGGGGGCATAGGAAGGCATCTTTTAAAAATCATGCCTGAGAATTTTAAGACAGTTATAGCTGGGGTGGCAGGGAAGAGGGCCACCTTGCTCAAAAACCCAGCATACCTCCCTAAAAATAAGGCTGATTTTTACCCACTGAGTTGGAACTTCTAATTGCTTTAAAATAAGCCCAGGGGAGATTAGAATATGGGAATTTACGTCAAAGGAACTAAAGTAATGGTGCTTattatttactatatgctaaagtctgttgccaaatttgttTTCCTTGCCTTAACTTCCTCATCTAAGGACACAGTGTGGCCTGcggggagtggggcaggggatAATGGGATATTGGGAAACTGGGTTTTATCCCAGTTTTGGAACTGGCCTGTTGGGTGATGTCAGGGAAATCACTTAAGTCTCTTTGGGCCTGTTATTCAGGCTGTAACCTGGGACTAATACCTGTCTTAAAATAGggttgttgtgaggataaaatgaaatatttgatgtgaaaagtgtttttaaaaaataaaaatacactaTGAAAGGCAAAATGAAAAATCGAGATGATAAAGAGCCACGTTCCTTTGCCCCTCTTCAACGCTGAGCGATTACCCAACCTCTAATAATATTTGGAGCATTTTGGGGACTGTTTCATAAATTTACAGGTAGCATTAACACAACTGTAGCAATTTTAGCTTGTGAAAGTAGCAAAAATGTTCTCCTACCTTCAGCATCTGTTGGACTTTCATTTTTATTGCCCAAGTTTGAAATTTCTTGTACGGCTCCAATCTGTAGGTGTTAGCATATTTAACCTTGGACAACGTACTCTTCCATGAGCCTAATTCTACTTTACCTAAATCTGTGAGCGATTCATCGAACGGGGGTTCCACGGAGTGAACGTCGTGAATCGAGTCTCTCAACCTCTCCTTTAATATGTGTGTGTACTGAAACAAGCCAGACAAAAAAATACCTTTTGGTGTATCTCAGTGGCGGTTAGTCACCCCTTTTCGGAGGACGGATTTCTGTTTTAGGGGAAGGAACTAAACCACCTTTGGAAGCGCTTCGATTGGCCGTTCAATTTGCTAGGCAATTTCATTTCTATCCAGGGCTTTTGAGGCCTCATTCAGTGGAGCTCTCCCACACGGTTACCCattttaagggctcaataatcgATTGGGAGTCGCTTTCGCAGATGACCCTGGGCCTTTCGGGCGGCCGACCTACCGCTAGCCCGTCCTCACCTCGCCCAGGCCTCTGCCCTGCCCCGGCCTCCCCTTGGCATCATCCACCTCATTGGCCCTCGACTCGTCCCTCCATCGGCCTCGGCCTGCCTCGGTTGGtcggtcaaccgtatttattgatcacttatgtgCAGGGcatgtttattgatcacttgtgtgcagggcactgtactaggcccttgggagaggacaacaggaaagagacacgttccctgctcacaaggagcttagaggagacggacattaaaataaatagagatatgaacctaagtgctgtggggctgggaggggaggttgaagaaagggagtgagggtgacggggaagggaaaggaacagagaagcagtgtggctcagtgggaagagcacgggcttgggagccagaggtcatgggttcgaatcccgactctgcgacttgtcagctgtgtgactgtgggcaagtcacttcacttttccgggcctcagttccctcaactgtaaaatggggattaagactgtgagccccatgtgggacaacctgatcaccttgtatcctgcccagtatctccctcagtgcttagaacagtgctctgcacatagtaagtgcttaacaaatgccatcattattattattgtgtgcagggcactgtactaggccctagggagaggacaacaggaaacagacacgttccctgcccacagggagcttagaggagatggacattacaataaataattagagatatgaacctaagtgctgtggggctgggagggggggatgaagggagcgagggtgacggggaagggaaaggaacagagaagcagtgtggctctgtggaaagagcatgggtttgggagccagaggtcatgggttcgaatcccgactctgcgacttgtcagctgtgtgactgtgggcaagtcacttcacttctctgggcttcggtcccctcatctgtaaaatggggatgaagactgtgagcctcacttgggacaacctgatgaccctgtctctcccccagcgcttagaacagtgctcggcacatagtaagcgcttaacaaataccaacattattaaggagctgaagaaggggaaaggaggggcttagtcagggaaggcttcttggaggagatgggggatttgaggagggaggggcaggacgtgggtgagacggaggtgaggaggtgggcattagaggaggggagggggcaggcttgggctggagaaggagaggagggaggtgaggccggAGGGCACGGCCAGCGTTGAAGCCAACggggaggagtttctctttgatgtggaagcGGATGGGCCACCCCGGGAGGTTCCTGAGGGCCGGGGAAACCGGGCCTGGACGTCTGCGAAGGAAAATGCTGGGGGCCGccgagcggggagaggcgggaggcgggaggcggggcccCCCCACTCACTGCCTCCTTCTCAAACATGctcagcctcctctccttcctcccgccGGGCGCGGGGGCCGAGCCGGAGGAGGCCGCCCCCAAAACGGTGGACACGCTTTTGCCCCGCTTCTCCATCGTCCCGCCTTCTCCCCGGGCCCTCGCCCCCACAACGGCCGGCGCGGGGCGGcgcggcgcggcccggcccggcccagcgcaggggggaggggcggaggggatggCGCGCGGGCGGcgcgcgggcggggggggaggggcagagggagcggcgcgcgggaggggagaggggcggagggggcggcgcgcgggcgggatggggcggagggggcggcgcgcgggaggggggaggggcggagggagcggcgcgcgggcggggggaggggtggagggagcggcgcgcgggcggggagagggggcggcccgccggaggggggaggggcggagggagcggcgcgcgggcggggggagcggcggAGGGAGCGGCCTCCggccaggggaggggcagagggggcggcgcgcgggcagggagagggggagcggcgCGCGGGTGGCGGGAGGGGTGAGGAGCGCGCAGGGAGGCGGGGCCAGAACGTCACTCAGGCAacggcggggagaggccgggcccggaAATGGCGGAGGTAACACGGTGGGGGGGAAGGCGCGCGAGGTCCGAGCGGAGAGAGAGTCACGTGACTccaggggtgtggggctgggggggagggggacgcgcGGACGCCCCAGGCTCGCGCCTCGACCCCGCGCCTGCGCGTGACGCTCCCCAAGGGCCCGGAGACCTgggagttgattgattgattgatgacggTGTGTGTTAAccgctcattaataataataatactggtggtatttgttaagcgcttactatgtgcagagcactgttctaagcgcagggggagatacagggaatcaggttgtcccatgtggggttcacagtcttcatccccattttacagatgagggagctgaggcccagagaagtgaagtgacttgcccacagtcacacagcagacaagtggcagagtcgggattcgaacccacgacctctgactcccaagcccgggttctttccactgagcctcgctgcttctctaataataatgttggtatttgttaagtgcttactctgtgcgaagcactgttctaagcgctgggcaggatacaaggtgatcaggtcgtcccacgtggggcttacagttttaatccccattttacagatgaggtcactgaggcccagagaactgaagtgacttgcccaaagccacacagctgccaagcggcagatctgggattagaatccctgacctctcccaaatctgggctctttccactgagccacacaagcatttcactcagtcctatttattgagtgcctactgggtgcagagcactgtactaatcgccttGGCCGTACaaaagaacagcgtggctcagtggaaagaggccgggcttaggagtcaggggtcatgggttctaatgtcggcgtcaccacctgtcagctgtgtgagcgtgggcaagtcacttcacttctcggtgcctcagttatttcatctgttaaatggggatgaagactgtgagcctcttgtgggacaacttgattaccctgtatctaccccagcttagaacagtgctcggcacgtagtagcacttaacaaataacattattattattattattattacagtacagcagtagagacaatccctgcccacgccaggctcacaatctagaggacagcactgttctaatcgctggggtagataaaagactaataataataatgatggtatttattaagtgctcactatgtgccgagcactgttctaagcactggggtagatacaagattatcagattgtcccaagtggggctcacagtcttcattcccattttacagatgagggaactgaggccgagagaagtgaagtgacttgcccaaagtcacacagctgacgtggcggatccgggattagaactcacaacctctgattcctgagcctgggctctttccactaaatcacgttgcttctctaacccagttggactcagttcctgtcccacatggcgctcacagtcttaatccccattttacagatgatgaaattgaggcacagcgagttattatagtattggttattatagtatgctttaagcacttactatatgccaggcactgtattaagtgccagggtgggtccaagcaagtcaggttggacacagtccatgtcccacatggggctcaaagtctcaatcactatttcacagatgaggagctgaggcccacagaaaaataataataattctgatatttggtaaccgcttactgtgtaccaggcactgtattaatgcgatgggtacaagcaaattgggttgaacacagtccctgtcccacgtggggctttgggtctccgtccccatttcacaggtgagataactgaggctcagtgaagtgacttgaccaaggtcacacagcaaacaagtgacagtgCCAACATTAGAATCGAGATCcgtcctactcccaggccctttctctacccactaggccacagagcgttggtgacagattgaaaaccTAGGTTGAATGAGATGGTAATACCAAGGATATCGGCATTGAGCCAGGgacgatggtggtgctgtctattgtgatgggaaagttagggggagggaagggtttgggaggCATCTATCTGCTTCTAGTCTCCCAACCTCCAACCCCTCAAAATTAAGTTTCTCATTCCATCCCTGCCGCACCTCAAATCCTGTGTATTCTGACTACATAGTCTCTGAACTCTGCAGcctctctaataattataattatggtacttattaagcacttagtatatattgaacactattctaagcgctggggtagatacgagttaatcagtttggacacatctccgtcccacatgggactcacagtctaagtaggaagaaataggatttaattcccatttgatagttgaggaaactgaggcatagagaagttaaatgcctaaaTTCAGCAAGTAGGTGGccaaagtaggattagaacccaggtcctccgacttcaggtgtgtgctctttctgctgggccatgctgctgcagaTTCCCCCAGTTTCAGGCCAAGTATCTTGAAATCTAACCCCATCACTTAACAGTAAGAAAAAAATTAGcagcagggtggagggagagacctAGTTTGTTGCATCCTCAGCaacaggggttcattcattctttgatgtttagggaggcagtgtgacctactggaaagaacttGGGGCCAGATGTCGAGATATCTGGCCTACTATGTAactttggccaagtcccttaaactctctttgcctcagtttcctcatctgtgaaatggggataggatattctccctacctcttaaattgtgtaccccatttgggatggggactgtgcctggcAATGCTCTGGAACATAGTAGTTCcataataattaccataaaaatCGTCATtgttatgtgcacagcattgtattgtAAGTTGCTTAGGAAGGTAGAAAAAAGGTAAACAatgcaattcctgcccttaagaagccaGGAAAACTGCCTTTAGCTGGAGGCTTTCCAGGACTTTAGAAAAACTACTTGTTCTATtttgaaaaaggggattaaactgGAAAAgcaaggaggtaataataataataataatggcatttgttaaatgctcactatgtgccaggcactcttctaagtgctggcgtggaaacaagcaaatcacagtctcaatccccattttacagatgaggtaactgaggcacagagaagtgaactgacttgcctaaggtcaaccagcagacgagttgaagctgggattagaacccatgacctttggactcccaggtccttcctctatccactacaccatgctgctcttaaTGAAGTATTCTTGGCAATTGCAAAGTAATCCTAtctaaattcgttgtgggcagggaatgtgtttattcattcaatagtatttattgagcgcttactatgtgcagagcactgtactaagcgcttagccctgtactaattatattgtactctcccgaaggcttagtatagtgctttgcacacagtaagcgctcaataaatgcaattgaatgattgaatgaatggcagatcTAAGGTTACTGAAGGGTAGGAAAACACTGAACAAGGGGAGAGCCTCCTGGCAAATATGATGGGAAGCCACTTATTTAGGACCTCTTtctacaataattatggtatttgttaagcacttactatgtgccaagcactgtaataagcactgggatgtataccagcaaatcgggttggacatagtccctgtcccacatggggctcacagtctcaatccccattttacaggtgaagtaactgaggcccagagaagtgaagtgacttgcccaaggttacatagacaagtggcagagccgggattagaacccatgactttctgacccccaggcctgtgatctctctactgcgccatgctgcttttctttctaTCTACTTCACGGTGTCCTTTTCAACTCCCGGCAGTACTCTGAGGAAGGGCTGTTTATACAGTTGGCAGAAGAAGATGAGACGGTCAGTGCTGCATCGATGTATTTTCGCACTGTATATTTTGGCTAGAACTTTGTTAGAAATTTGGAAGTGTTCATTGAACAAACACTTTCTTAGATGTTGTATGGCATGGGATTGGAAGTAGTGGTTTCTGCTCATGTGCCACACTGGCAAATGCTCAGCAGgactgacagctgtgtgaccctgggcaaatcacttaacttttctgggtctccgttctgcaaaatggggattcagtacctgttctccttctcaacTTAaacgtgagcctcatgagggacttgatgtatttatttttattaatgatgtgtatatatctataattctatttatttataatgatgctattgatgcctgtttacttgtcccccttctagactgtgagcccgtagtgggcagggattgtctctattggttgctgaattgtacttcccaagtgcttagtacaggactctgcacacaataagcactcaacaaatgagattgaatgaatgaatatccaccccagttcttagtacaatgcctggcacatagtaagtgcttaaataccacagttattattacaattattatttttccttacCATGGAATTTTccaaaaattaattcattcaatagtatttattgagcgcttactatgtgcagagcactgtactaagcgcttggaatgtacaaatcagcaacagagagagtccctgctgtttgacgggcttacagtctaatggggggggggacaggcagacaagaacaatggcaataaatagagtcaaggggaaggacatctcataaaaacaatggcaaataaatggaatcagggtgatgtacatctcattaaacaaaataaatagggtgatgaagatatatacagttgagcggacgagtacagtgctgagggggtgggacaggagagggggaggaggagaggcaaaggggggagaagagggtttagcagcggagaggtgaaggggggcagtagagggagcagagagaaaaaggggggagctcagtctgggaaggcctc
This region includes:
- the DYNLT2 gene encoding dynein light chain Tctex-type protein 2, which codes for MEKRGKSVSTVLGAASSGSAPAPGGRKERRLSMFEKEAYTHILKERLRDSIHDVHSVEPPFDESLTDLGKVELGSWKSTLSKVKYANTYRLEPYKKFQTWAIKMKVQQMLKDRLKEITYDEKICSSISIQLADEILATVKEFEFNRYKYIIQVFFIQKTGQAVNIASRWIWDVTWDNWLSAKYETETYVALALVFALYFE